From the Paenibacillus sp. R14(2021) genome, the window TTGTTGCGGAATGCGGTGACAGGAAGCAGATCGAATACATTTTTGAGCGCACCGGACAACGAAGCTTGAAAGATCGGCGTGCCAATAACGAAGCAATCCGCATTCGTGATCTTGTCAATGACGGCGCGCGTATCGTCATTATAGTGGGAAGGATCGCGACCATCGCACATTTCAACATGGAATGCCTTCAAGTCCAGCACTTCCGTCGCAAGCGCCGGATTAAGCTCCGCCGCGCGGTCTACAACACTTTGGACGACTGCCAGTGTTTTGGCGCCGATTAGCGTTCCTGAAATTCCTAACAGCTTCATCGTTCGCTTCCTCCTTGTTCCGTTCGAATCAACGATTCGTATAAATGGGTTTTCAATCGCCGCATGAACGGACGGCTCCGGGCGACGGTCAGCTGCTCCGCTCCGAACGTCGCGTTGAAGACTTCTCCTGCCGGAATTGCACCCTCCCGATGAACCTGACGATGAAGGAACAAGAGATTCTCCGGGGTCTGCGGCGGCGCAGCTATGGCGAGAACGGCATCGTTCTCGAACGCCCATATCTTGCGCATCCAGGCTTTGCCCGGCTCATGGCCGTTGCAGCTGACCGCTATGATATCGGCGCCTTGCTTGGCCAGTACGCGGTAGGATTCCGGATAACCAGCATCTTGAGCTGTCAACAGTCCAACCCTGCCGAACGGAAGCTCGAAGGTACGGAAGGAAGGCTCCCCCTCCGTATTCTCGAAACTAGCATGAACGGTGGAGACATGACCAACGAGGCCCTCTGGTCCGATCAGATAGCAATTGACGCAATCTGCGTGCTCGGTCCCTGTGTCGGATAACGTTACGACCAGGAAACTGCCGGACAATGCGCACTGTTCCACAAGCCGGTTTAATACGGCTTCTCTTGCGATCTGCTGAGGCTCAAACTCTACTTGCGACAGGACGATAAGCCGGTTGCTGCTCAGCGGATTCATGCTTTCAAGTTCACTTAATTCCTCTATTAATCGATCGATTGACAATCCTTCCCCTTGCTCGTAGGGGAGCAGTGCGATCGTGAAATTTTCTGGTGAAGGGATTTGCCGCGTCTGTCCTTCCTTCCATAGATAAGGATGAAGCAGTATATCGTGATAGGCTTGCGGCCGCCTTGTTTCCAGAAGCTGTCGACGCCGAGCCGAGCTCGATTGCATGATCGCAGGAATCTTGCCGTAAACAATGCCTTCGCCTGACATTTGCGACTGCTGCACTTCCCCGTCAGGGCCGATAATGCCGCTGCCTCCCGTAAATTGAGCACCTCGCTCCTGGTCGGAGCGGTTGGCCGCAATCCAATAAACGCCGTTCTCCCATGCCCGCAGGCACCATGTTTTGCTAGGGGGATTGTTGCCGCCTCCAACCCAGTTGGTCGGAAATGCAACGATGTCCGCATCCTGAAGTGCCGCGATCCGCGAAGGTTCGAAATACATCGCATCCATGCAGATCAGCATTGCGATATTGCCAATCGGTGTCTGGAAGACACGAATACCGTCATTGCCCTCTCGTGCCCATCTCGGATCGTCGGCGAACAGATGCGTCTTGCGGTAGACGCCGATGACGCCGTTCGGACCGATTAAGGCTGCGCTGTTATAGTAAATACCGGTTCCCGGATCTAGCTCCGGCAATCCTACCACCGCATAGCAGTCGCAGCGGCTCGTCACCGCTAGCAGCGCATCAGTCGTTGGGCCGGGGATCGTTTCCACGAACGGCTTGATTTCCGCTCTGTTCTCCCATACATAGCCGCTCGCGGCCATCTCGGGAAAGACGATCAGCCGCGCGCCGGATACCGCGGCTTCCGCCAGCTGTTCAACCATTCTTGCCCGGTTCCGTTTCGGCTGCCCCTGTACAGGGTTGAATTGAACGGCCGCAATCGTGATCATCCCTTGGTCAGTCGCAGTTCGTGAATCATCAGCTCTGAGCACGTCGTCCCACCACCAAATCCTCTTGATGCCAATCGATCAACACAGCTTCTTCTTCATCTTGGCGGATTATGACCCGTGAATCCCGGGTCAGCTTGCCAATGACTTGCGCGGTTATACCTTCCGAGGCAAATAAAGCAAGAATCTCATCGCAGTGCCTCGGTTCCGCGCTGAGTATAAAGCCGTAACCAGGGTAGGTCCGCAGCCAGCGTTCCCACGTCACGTGCTCCGGTTTCGGAATCCGGTCCAGCTCAATGGAAGCGCCGCTCCCGGCATTCTCAGCCAGCATGGCGATGGTGCCGAGCACGCCCGCATTGCTGATATCCCGCGCAGACTCAGCCAATCCCGCCTCCGCGATCCGGGGCAGCAGCTCCAATTTGGCTTGAAGGGAAGCCGGCGAATGGAAGCTCGTGCTGTCCCATTGCGGGTAATGCTTCACAGGACGGCCATCCAAATCGATGGCGGCGATCAAAGCATGACCGGGCTTGCCGTTCGTGCCGCGCAGTAGATGCGTCGCCCTGCCAAGAATAGCAGTGCCTACACCCTCTGACTCGCCCGGCAGGAAATGTCCACCGACCATGGGAACGCCGAGCTTGCGGCAGCCTTCCGCCATGCCTTCAGCAATCTGTTCGGCCGCCGCCTCGTTCGGCGCGCTAAGTAAATTGACAATCGCCGTCGGTCTGCCGCCCATCGCATAAATGTCGCTTACGCTGACGAGCACGGCGCAATAGCCCGCCCAGAACGGTTCCTCTCGCACCAGGTCCGGCAGGATGCCGTCGCTGGAGAAAAGGAGGTAGCCTTCACGGTCAGGAAGCACCGCCGCGTCATCGCCGATGGGATCCAGCATGCCGGCTTGCATCGAACCAAATATCCGAAGCAGCGGCTGGATGTCTTTCTTTCGTCGGATACCGGAGAAGGCTTGCAGATGTTCAATTAGCGAAGCTAGATTGTCCAACTGCCAACATCCTCTCGTAGACCGCCATGTGCTTCTCAGCTGCAGCTGCCCAGCTGTACGCCTGAATGGACGACTTTCCGGCTGTGTGTAATTGTTCCTGCAGCCCGGTATCGGTGACTGCTCGAAACATTTGAGCCGCAATGGCGTCTTCATCCTCCGGTTCAGCCAGAAGTGCATTGCTTTCATGTGTAAGAAATTCGCGAAAAACCTCGATCGTAGATGCCACTACGGGCGTTCCGCCAGCCATCGCTTCCATGACAGCTAGCCCCCAGCCTTCTTTGGTCGACGGCTGCACGAAGCAATCCGCCAGCGCGTAATAATCCTGCACCGTGTCGTTATTCGGCGCGGCCGAAAGCCTAACGCTGCTTCGGACGTCGTTGTCCATCGCTTGCAGCTCTGCCTGAAATGCTTGCAAATAATGCCGGTAATCGAACAGCGTTGTTCCGCCGGCAATGAGCAGCTCCGCATGCGGCAGCTTCGCTTTTACCTGCGCGAATGCGCGAAGCGTTCGAATCGTGTTCTTACGGGGCTCAATGCCGCCCAGCGTGAGAAACACGGTCTTGCCTGCGAAGCCGTAAGCCTCTTTCAAACGTTCACGATCACCCCGAGGCTCGTAAAACCGCTGCTCCACGCCGTTGTGGATAACCTCGGAATCGCGCCCAAATTCAGCGTTCAGCCGGTTACGCCAATAGTGACTGACGGTGATGAGGGCGTTCGGCCGCACGACTGACTTGTGCTGGCAGTCGATCAGTACCGGCGTCGTGAAATCGTCCAGGTGATGGACGGTACGCAGGAAGAAGGGAATGCGGCCCTTCTCCCTGAGGCGTCTCAGCGCATTCGCGCTGATGCAATCCTGCACATGATGAATGTCGAAGTCCGCTAGCGGCTCTTGATCCAGTCCTTCTGTGTAAGTGTCAATATACCGGGCAATCCGTTCCTCGAAGGTTTGGCCAGCTCGCAGCGTGAAGGGCACGATTCTCGTATCGGCTTCCACCGGTCGATAGAAGCCTTCGTTCCCGCCAGTGCCTAAGGCGAACACCGTTACGCCGCAGCCGCGGTTTCGCAGCGCTTCTGCCAATGCCAGCGTGTGAACGACGCCGCCTCGCGGCTTGGTGTTGTACGTGTATAACGCGATCCTCATGGCATCGTACATCCCTTCTTCGCAGGATTGGATAATTAAGCGCTTATTTCGGCCGTGCCGGGCGGCGTTAATCCAGCCAGCTGTACGACCTTATTCACACTGTCTTCCGCACCGCCGATCGGACGAATATGAATGCCTCGAATTCCCTCGATCTGCCGCAGCTTTCCGATCAGTTCCGCAGCGATGGTTAAACCCTCTTCCCTGGATTCCGATTGCGATAATCTCGTCTTGAAGGAATCCGGAATGACGATTCCCGGAATGCGAAGCGCCGTATCGACATGAGCTGCATCACGCAGGGGCAAGATGCTGGCCATGATTGTAATGCGCTTGTGCAAATCGCGGCGCCTTGCCTCCTCCATCCATTCGCCGATTAAATCCATATCGAACACTAGCTGCGTCCGAACGAAATTCGTTCCGCCGTCCGCTTTCGCTTCCAGCCTATCGATCAGCTCCTTGATTGGCTTGCCGGCAATATTCTCGACCGTGCCGATCGTAAACGTCGGCTTCTCTTCCATCAGTGTGCCGTCGAACAGCCGTCCTTCGTCGACAAATTTACGAACATAGCTGACCAGCTCCATCGTTTGGAGGTCGTAGACCTCCTTGGCATTCGGCTCGGTGCCGACCTTGGCGGGATAACCGCCAAGGATCGTAATGTTCTTCACGCCGATGGCCGCAAGACCCATCAAATCGCTCTGGATTGCCATCCGGTTCCGGTCGCGCAGATTGATCTGAACGATCGGCTCCACGCCGACCTGGCGGACGAAGAAAGCGCCGACCACCGGTGACATGCGGGCGATCGCAAGCAGATTATCGCTGAGGTCGACGGCGTCGACGCTTCCTCTGTAGCGTACCGCCTGCTCTACCAAGGGCTGCGGATTCCAGCTGCGAGGCGGTATCAGCTCTGCCGTTACGATAAAATGCTCTTGGGACAGACGTCCCTTTTTCATGAGTAATGTCATCTGTTGTCATTCCTTTCCCCATGCCGGCGGCATGCCTCTCGCTTTTAGATTTGGAACGTGCTCAAGATGAATGCGCCAGCGCGGGAATATTCGATCAAGCAATCCTGCAGATCAAGCGGATGGCATGGAATCGCGCCTTCGATCAGATCCTCCTCGCGATGACCGTGAAGACCAAGGCCGAACCGGCATACATATACTTTGCCGCCTTCCTTGATGAATGTCGCCAGGCTGTCGTTATGGTTCATTTGACCGCCGAATGCCGCGTTGCCGATGGTCGGGAAGCCGCGCGTCGCAATCGCGTTCATCGCGCCAGTCCCATAGAAGTAGATCGCCGTCTCGAAGCCTTTGCGCTGCGCGCGGATCGCTTGCAGAATCGCGACGTAAGACAGCGACGACTCATGCGCGATCCCGTGGACCAGCGATAGAAATTTATCGCCTTCGTTCGCTTTGTAATCCGGGAATACCTTCGTTTCGCCGTAAATTTTGGCGCCGGCCGGCAGGCTCGGGTGGGGAATCTCATTCATTGCTTTCAATTCGGTTTCCGTGTAATTTGCCATCGTACATCATGCCTCCAATTAGTCATCGATTTATATGGAAAAGAGCGGTAAGCCCTTATGCCAACTTGCTGAAATAGTGCTCTTCGGCATTGCCCCAGAAGATACGTTCTTTGATTTCATCCGACACCTGCGCGCCCTGAATCTTCCAAAACTCGCTCTCGAAATCGCTCCAGGGCTCATCGCAGCCGAACATGACGCGGTCGAGTCCGATGCCGGTACGGTCCAGCTCCTGCAGCAGCTTGCGAACCGCAAACCCGATTGCCCAGCTCGTATCGATGTAAACCTGATACCCGCCTTCGATCAGATCCTTCCACTGCGAGAGCAGCCGAATATGCCCGCTGACGCCGCCGCCCATATGGACCAGATGGATCTTCAGATCCTTGCCCCAGCGCTTGATGATCTCGAAGAAGCCCGTAATGTCGGAGCCGCCTCCTGGACTGGTATGAAAATGAATCGGAAGATCCCGCTCAATGGCAGCCCGGAAGATCGCTTCGTGCTGGCGCAGCGTTGGCTCATCCCACTTGCTCGGATCTGCCGTTCCGCCGAGCAAATAGCTCATCTTCATCGCAAGAATGCCCGGCTGATCGAGCATCTGCAGCGCGGCATCAGTAAGCTCCCGATTGCGCGGCAGGCCGGATACCCACAATGCGCCAGCCACGGTTCTTCTTCGCTTCTCCG encodes:
- a CDS encoding NADPH-dependent FMN reductase; the protein is MKLLGISGTLIGAKTLAVVQSVVDRAAELNPALATEVLDLKAFHVEMCDGRDPSHYNDDTRAVIDKITNADCFVIGTPIFQASLSGALKNVFDLLPVTAFRNKVVGFIGTGGTYQHFLVIENQLKPIAGYFRAYVAPDYVYAHRDHFNEHNEIVDPSVLERVDSLASQIVHMSGALTSASL
- a CDS encoding amidohydrolase family protein, whose translation is MCMMHNQAGAAGLPGNNAHAAGDTILQPEKPLTMGMGRKVYSVHNHVGQLPPWAFYESEEPISPADPGPETPEELDFFMSCRGIEKTLIIPNYGIPVQEQPFSHNSLVADLAEKRRRTVAGALWVSGLPRNRELTDAALQMLDQPGILAMKMSYLLGGTADPSKWDEPTLRQHEAIFRAAIERDLPIHFHTSPGGGSDITGFFEIIKRWGKDLKIHLVHMGGGVSGHIRLLSQWKDLIEGGYQVYIDTSWAIGFAVRKLLQELDRTGIGLDRVMFGCDEPWSDFESEFWKIQGAQVSDEIKERIFWGNAEEHYFSKLA
- a CDS encoding sll0787 family AIR synthase-like protein, which gives rise to MDNLASLIEHLQAFSGIRRKKDIQPLLRIFGSMQAGMLDPIGDDAAVLPDREGYLLFSSDGILPDLVREEPFWAGYCAVLVSVSDIYAMGGRPTAIVNLLSAPNEAAAEQIAEGMAEGCRKLGVPMVGGHFLPGESEGVGTAILGRATHLLRGTNGKPGHALIAAIDLDGRPVKHYPQWDSTSFHSPASLQAKLELLPRIAEAGLAESARDISNAGVLGTIAMLAENAGSGASIELDRIPKPEHVTWERWLRTYPGYGFILSAEPRHCDEILALFASEGITAQVIGKLTRDSRVIIRQDEEEAVLIDWHQEDLVVGRRAQS
- a CDS encoding methylenetetrahydrofolate reductase; its protein translation is MKKGRLSQEHFIVTAELIPPRSWNPQPLVEQAVRYRGSVDAVDLSDNLLAIARMSPVVGAFFVRQVGVEPIVQINLRDRNRMAIQSDLMGLAAIGVKNITILGGYPAKVGTEPNAKEVYDLQTMELVSYVRKFVDEGRLFDGTLMEEKPTFTIGTVENIAGKPIKELIDRLEAKADGGTNFVRTQLVFDMDLIGEWMEEARRRDLHKRITIMASILPLRDAAHVDTALRIPGIVIPDSFKTRLSQSESREEGLTIAAELIGKLRQIEGIRGIHIRPIGGAEDSVNKVVQLAGLTPPGTAEISA
- a CDS encoding nitrilase-related carbon-nitrogen hydrolase, coding for MLRADDSRTATDQGMITIAAVQFNPVQGQPKRNRARMVEQLAEAAVSGARLIVFPEMAASGYVWENRAEIKPFVETIPGPTTDALLAVTSRCDCYAVVGLPELDPGTGIYYNSAALIGPNGVIGVYRKTHLFADDPRWAREGNDGIRVFQTPIGNIAMLICMDAMYFEPSRIAALQDADIVAFPTNWVGGGNNPPSKTWCLRAWENGVYWIAANRSDQERGAQFTGGSGIIGPDGEVQQSQMSGEGIVYGKIPAIMQSSSARRRQLLETRRPQAYHDILLHPYLWKEGQTRQIPSPENFTIALLPYEQGEGLSIDRLIEELSELESMNPLSSNRLIVLSQVEFEPQQIAREAVLNRLVEQCALSGSFLVVTLSDTGTEHADCVNCYLIGPEGLVGHVSTVHASFENTEGEPSFRTFELPFGRVGLLTAQDAGYPESYRVLAKQGADIIAVSCNGHEPGKAWMRKIWAFENDAVLAIAAPPQTPENLLFLHRQVHREGAIPAGEVFNATFGAEQLTVARSRPFMRRLKTHLYESLIRTEQGGSER
- a CDS encoding MSMEG_0572/Sll0783 family nitrogen starvation response protein — protein: MANYTETELKAMNEIPHPSLPAGAKIYGETKVFPDYKANEGDKFLSLVHGIAHESSLSYVAILQAIRAQRKGFETAIYFYGTGAMNAIATRGFPTIGNAAFGGQMNHNDSLATFIKEGGKVYVCRFGLGLHGHREEDLIEGAIPCHPLDLQDCLIEYSRAGAFILSTFQI
- a CDS encoding MSMEG_0565 family glycosyltransferase: MRIALYTYNTKPRGGVVHTLALAEALRNRGCGVTVFALGTGGNEGFYRPVEADTRIVPFTLRAGQTFEERIARYIDTYTEGLDQEPLADFDIHHVQDCISANALRRLREKGRIPFFLRTVHHLDDFTTPVLIDCQHKSVVRPNALITVSHYWRNRLNAEFGRDSEVIHNGVEQRFYEPRGDRERLKEAYGFAGKTVFLTLGGIEPRKNTIRTLRAFAQVKAKLPHAELLIAGGTTLFDYRHYLQAFQAELQAMDNDVRSSVRLSAAPNNDTVQDYYALADCFVQPSTKEGWGLAVMEAMAGGTPVVASTIEVFREFLTHESNALLAEPEDEDAIAAQMFRAVTDTGLQEQLHTAGKSSIQAYSWAAAAEKHMAVYERMLAVGQSSFAN